One segment of Leptidea sinapis chromosome 33, ilLepSina1.1, whole genome shotgun sequence DNA contains the following:
- the LOC126974780 gene encoding facilitated trehalose transporter Tret1-like isoform X1 produces MVRPYLKQTWAVQGVLLNMFGQGLVLSYTSCLLPALQSPDSDIPLDLHMASWVASSIGLAGVPGFLISSILMDWKGRRKAHLIVLLPAILGWLIIYFASNISLILVGRLLGGFTCASTVCLGAVVIGEYTSPQNRGMFLNLKTAAVCMGNMTVHILGNFLHWRQIALIAVIPTIISFLITLTWPESPAWLASNREFEKCEKSFYWLREKSEESNRELEEMIRAQKERFSETPTKTTFRARIVDFLQKFLRRDFIRPVTIVFFAGMLLETCGRHLFPAYALQIVANVTGEKTNSFYFILAIDIIITTSALFASILVKVFKRRTLLFASGFSSLFILLTACLYLFLVSREIISKDYPWIPIVLFVMYFIISNLGCTPIPLALLGEVFPLQHRAAGAIVSGFILSFTLMFALQLTPYLMASVKVYGTFSFFGILMGISLGVLYFIMPETKDRTLQQIEDYFNHTRRNNVKDDVENVQKKMLSKNDH; encoded by the exons ACATGGGCTGTCCAAGGAGTTCTCTTAAATATGTTCGGGCAGGGTCTCGTACTGAGTTACACGTCATGCTTGCTGCCAGCACTTCAATCACCAGATTCTGACATTCCACTGGATTTGCACATGGCATCATGGGTAG CGTCTTCGATTGGATTGGCAGGAGTGCCTGGATTCTTGATATCGTCCATACTTATGGATTGGAAGGGTCGACGAAAAGCACATTTGATTGTTTTACTACCCGCAATTTTGGGTTGGCTGATTATTTACTTTGCCTCAAACATCTCTCTAATACTCGTCGGAAGGCTTCTCGGTGGATTCACTTGTGCATCGACAGTTTGCCTGGGAGCTGTAGTAATCGGTGAATATACAAGTCCCCAGAACCGTGGTATGTTCTTGAACCTCAAAACTGCTGCAGTGTGCATGGGAAATATGACCGTCCATATTCTTGGAAACTTTCTTCATTGGAGGCAAATAGCACTAATAGCTGTTATACCCACAATCATTTCATTCCTAATAACGCTGACTTGGCCAGAAAGCCCAGCGTGGCTAGCATCGAATAGagaatttgaaaagtgtgaaaAATCGTTTTATTGGTTAAGAGAAAAAAGTGAAGAATCCAACAGAGAATTGGAGGAAATGATAAGAGCGCAGAAAGAAAGATTTTCCGAAACTCCAACAAAAACTACATTCAGGGCAAGGATTGTAGACTTTCTACAAAAATTTTTGAGGCGTGACTTCATAAGACCAGTAACAATCGTATTTTTTGCGGGAATGCTTTTAGAAACCTGTGGGAGGCATCTATTTCCTGCGTATGCATTACAAATAGTTGCTAACGTAACTGGTGAAAAAACTAATTCATTCTACTTCATATTGGccattgatattataattacaacgaGCGCTTTGTTTGCTTCTATTcttgtaaaagtatttaaaaggcGTACATTATTATTTGCTAGTGGTTTTTCTAGTCTTTTCATTCTACTGACAGCATGTTTATACTTATTTTTGGTATCCAGAGAAATCATTTCTAAAGATTATCCGTGGATACCTATCGTCttatttgtaatgtattttATCATATCTAATCTGGGTTGCACACCTATACCCTTAGCATTATTAGGTGAAGTCTTTCCTCTACAACACAGAGCAGCGGGGGCAATTGTTTCTGGCTTTATATTGTCCTTTACTCTAATGTTTGCTCTTCAATTAACTCCATATTTGATGGCCAGCGTTAAGGTATATGGCACTTTTAGTTTTTTTGGTATTCTAATGGGAATTTCCCTTGGagtattatatttcattatgcCAGAAACGAAAGATAGGACGTTGCAGCAAATTGAAGATTACTTTAACCATACTAGACGTAATAATGTAAAGGATGACGTAGAAAACGTGCAGAAAAAGATGCTAAGTAAAAATGATCATTGA
- the LOC126974780 gene encoding facilitated trehalose transporter Tret1-like isoform X2, with protein MASSIGLAGVPGFLISSILMDWKGRRKAHLIVLLPAILGWLIIYFASNISLILVGRLLGGFTCASTVCLGAVVIGEYTSPQNRGMFLNLKTAAVCMGNMTVHILGNFLHWRQIALIAVIPTIISFLITLTWPESPAWLASNREFEKCEKSFYWLREKSEESNRELEEMIRAQKERFSETPTKTTFRARIVDFLQKFLRRDFIRPVTIVFFAGMLLETCGRHLFPAYALQIVANVTGEKTNSFYFILAIDIIITTSALFASILVKVFKRRTLLFASGFSSLFILLTACLYLFLVSREIISKDYPWIPIVLFVMYFIISNLGCTPIPLALLGEVFPLQHRAAGAIVSGFILSFTLMFALQLTPYLMASVKVYGTFSFFGILMGISLGVLYFIMPETKDRTLQQIEDYFNHTRRNNVKDDVENVQKKMLSKNDH; from the exons ATGG CGTCTTCGATTGGATTGGCAGGAGTGCCTGGATTCTTGATATCGTCCATACTTATGGATTGGAAGGGTCGACGAAAAGCACATTTGATTGTTTTACTACCCGCAATTTTGGGTTGGCTGATTATTTACTTTGCCTCAAACATCTCTCTAATACTCGTCGGAAGGCTTCTCGGTGGATTCACTTGTGCATCGACAGTTTGCCTGGGAGCTGTAGTAATCGGTGAATATACAAGTCCCCAGAACCGTGGTATGTTCTTGAACCTCAAAACTGCTGCAGTGTGCATGGGAAATATGACCGTCCATATTCTTGGAAACTTTCTTCATTGGAGGCAAATAGCACTAATAGCTGTTATACCCACAATCATTTCATTCCTAATAACGCTGACTTGGCCAGAAAGCCCAGCGTGGCTAGCATCGAATAGagaatttgaaaagtgtgaaaAATCGTTTTATTGGTTAAGAGAAAAAAGTGAAGAATCCAACAGAGAATTGGAGGAAATGATAAGAGCGCAGAAAGAAAGATTTTCCGAAACTCCAACAAAAACTACATTCAGGGCAAGGATTGTAGACTTTCTACAAAAATTTTTGAGGCGTGACTTCATAAGACCAGTAACAATCGTATTTTTTGCGGGAATGCTTTTAGAAACCTGTGGGAGGCATCTATTTCCTGCGTATGCATTACAAATAGTTGCTAACGTAACTGGTGAAAAAACTAATTCATTCTACTTCATATTGGccattgatattataattacaacgaGCGCTTTGTTTGCTTCTATTcttgtaaaagtatttaaaaggcGTACATTATTATTTGCTAGTGGTTTTTCTAGTCTTTTCATTCTACTGACAGCATGTTTATACTTATTTTTGGTATCCAGAGAAATCATTTCTAAAGATTATCCGTGGATACCTATCGTCttatttgtaatgtattttATCATATCTAATCTGGGTTGCACACCTATACCCTTAGCATTATTAGGTGAAGTCTTTCCTCTACAACACAGAGCAGCGGGGGCAATTGTTTCTGGCTTTATATTGTCCTTTACTCTAATGTTTGCTCTTCAATTAACTCCATATTTGATGGCCAGCGTTAAGGTATATGGCACTTTTAGTTTTTTTGGTATTCTAATGGGAATTTCCCTTGGagtattatatttcattatgcCAGAAACGAAAGATAGGACGTTGCAGCAAATTGAAGATTACTTTAACCATACTAGACGTAATAATGTAAAGGATGACGTAGAAAACGTGCAGAAAAAGATGCTAAGTAAAAATGATCATTGA